Proteins from a genomic interval of Leptospira hartskeerlii:
- a CDS encoding response regulator — MARILVVDDAKFMRTMVKDALVAGGHEIVGEAENGNIAVDQYKAIKPDLVTMDITMREKDGIEAAQEIFKLDPKARIIMVTALGQEELLAKAIKMGVKDFVVKPFSPERLQQAAEKALNS, encoded by the coding sequence ATGGCCAGAATTCTCGTAGTAGACGATGCAAAATTCATGAGGACCATGGTGAAGGACGCACTCGTCGCCGGAGGGCATGAGATCGTCGGCGAAGCCGAAAACGGAAATATCGCTGTTGATCAATACAAAGCGATTAAGCCGGACCTAGTCACTATGGATATCACCATGAGAGAAAAAGACGGGATCGAAGCAGCCCAGGAAATTTTTAAATTAGATCCGAAAGCGCGTATCATCATGGTAACTGCTCTTGGTCAGGAAGAACTTCTTGCGAAAGCGATCAAGATGGGGGTGAAGGATTTTGTAGTTAAACCTTTCTCGCCTGAAAGATTGCAACAGGCGGCAGAAAAAGCACTGAATTCATAA
- a CDS encoding protein-glutamate methylesterase/protein-glutamine glutaminase, translated as MVGTPADGSIRVVIIDDSLLVRNIISDQIKKESRIQVIATGKTGVDCIELATKLRPDIVILDVEMPVMDGLSALQELQKRKLGIPVMMLSVLTQHGADATFKALEYGAIDFVPKPSSSNQFNPEEIGTVLKNRILAYFDSLRPSHADLDPKKIVDTVKSKIFKNEKKAVEAVCIGTSTGGPKALQTVFSDFPENFHLPIFVVQHMPIGFTKAFASRLNDHSKITVKEAEDGEEVRPGTGYVAPGDAHLKIESKAGRKWIALGREALVNGHRPSVEVLFDSAIREYGSALVGVIMTGMGKDGAAATLRMRETGASTVAQDEDSSVIFGMNRQAIEMGGVQFVEPVSAITSRILSILKERGN; from the coding sequence GTGGTAGGAACTCCCGCGGACGGGTCGATTCGGGTCGTGATCATAGACGACTCTCTTTTGGTGCGAAATATTATTTCGGACCAAATCAAAAAAGAAAGTCGGATCCAAGTTATAGCTACCGGTAAAACCGGAGTGGATTGTATTGAACTCGCCACAAAACTAAGACCTGATATTGTCATTTTAGATGTGGAGATGCCTGTAATGGATGGGCTTTCCGCGCTCCAAGAACTACAGAAACGAAAATTGGGTATTCCAGTAATGATGCTCTCTGTTTTGACACAACACGGAGCGGATGCAACTTTCAAAGCATTAGAATATGGAGCAATTGATTTCGTTCCGAAACCTTCTTCCAGTAATCAATTTAATCCGGAAGAAATTGGAACAGTTCTCAAAAATAGAATACTCGCTTATTTCGATAGCTTACGACCAAGTCATGCGGATCTTGATCCCAAAAAAATAGTAGATACGGTCAAAAGTAAAATTTTCAAAAATGAAAAAAAAGCCGTGGAAGCGGTTTGCATCGGGACTTCTACCGGTGGTCCGAAAGCGTTACAGACTGTTTTTTCCGATTTTCCGGAGAATTTTCATCTACCAATTTTCGTCGTACAACATATGCCTATAGGTTTTACGAAAGCGTTCGCTTCTCGTTTAAATGATCATTCTAAAATTACAGTAAAGGAAGCCGAGGACGGAGAAGAAGTTCGTCCCGGAACAGGTTACGTGGCGCCGGGTGATGCACATTTAAAGATCGAATCTAAGGCAGGACGGAAATGGATTGCCTTAGGTAGGGAAGCGTTGGTAAATGGACACAGGCCCTCAGTCGAAGTTTTATTCGACAGCGCAATCCGGGAATACGGGAGCGCCTTAGTCGGTGTGATTATGACCGGCATGGGTAAGGATGGAGCGGCGGCGACTCTCAGAATGAGAGAGACTGGAGCTTCTACCGTCGCCCAAGACGAGGACAGCTCCGTGATCTTCGGAATGAATCGCCAAGCCATCGAAATGGGTGGGGTTCAGTTCGTAGAACCTGTAAGCGCAATAACATCAAGGATACTTTCCATTCTTAAAGAAAGGGGAAACTAA